A genome region from Anastrepha ludens isolate Willacy chromosome 3, idAnaLude1.1, whole genome shotgun sequence includes the following:
- the LOC128856513 gene encoding neuroglian has product MATFRQQQQQEHHDYRWIKNGKKFDWQAYDNRMLQQPGRGTLVITSPKDEDMGQYQCFAENEFGTATSNSVFVRKAELNAFKDEVAKTIETNEGEPFSLSCEAPDGWPKPIVNWLIQHSLDGTIKSINDSRMTLDPEGTLWFSNVTRGDASDDFFYACSATSVFRNEYKIGNKVLLDVKQTGISAAQNKQPPKRQYVTRKNEVALRGKRVELYCIFGGTPLPQTVWSKNGAPIKWSDRVTQGHYGKSLVIRQASFDDEGSYTCDVSNGVGNAQSYSINLKILATPYFTKEPEIQNAAEDETVEFECAAAGNPEPTIQWIHNGKPIAQSPPNPRRTVQSNRIILRDLVKADTGNYGCNATNSLGYVYKDVYLNVLALPPEIQEAPRKEATVDGKNVTLRCRVFGAPKPQVKWIHNHQELTGGRYNTLPSGDLEIQEVAFSDEGDYTCFASNKFGSKSANGTLTVMKRTSIIHEPQNYEVAAGKSATFRCNEEHDDKLDLEIEWWKDGQPIDFESEARFMKTNDNSLTIPKTVELDSGEYTCVARTQLDEASAKANLIVQDVPNAPRLVGIVCMTNRIRVTWEPQGDNRSPILYYTIEFNTSFTPDSWDVSYEKVPSTEVAFVVDLTPWANYTFRVKAFNKIGPSPPSENSEVCTTPSDVPYKHPENVQGMGTEPNNLVISWTPMPEIDHNAPDFHYRVSWKRDIPAASWESRDIYDWHQNNLVIPDQPTYVPYLIKVVAINERGEANEAPTEVIGYSGEDRPLEAPTNFSMVQVTAATTAMLRWNHVSPESVRGRFKGYKIQTWTEKEGEEGLREIHVDAISDQALVTQFKPDSKNFARVLAYNGRFNGPPSVVIDFDTPEGVPSPVQSLDAYPLGSSAFWLTWKKPLQPNGKLTGYKIYYEEVKGSYVSERRELEPHITDPRQMSTKMAGLHANTKYRISITATTKMGEGSEHFIEKRTLPEDSQKPAVPAFAWEQLPSDNGLAKYRINWHPSTEGHAGTHFYTQYRIKGQSDFEKVDPEFTKDFQEVAGLDPDNVYEFRVVAVDGLHETPSEIREIVVDGPTKVPNQNVANAGWFIGMMLALAFIIILFIIICIIRRNRGGKYDVHDRELANGRRDYPDEGGFHEYSQPLDNKSAGRQSVSSANKPGVESDTDSMAEYGDGDTAQFTEDGSFIGQYVPGKLQPPVSPQPINNTPAAHQSPTAPPAPTQAAATTSNTAAVATYV; this is encoded by the exons ATGGCAACATTcagacaacaacagcaacaagagcATCATGA TTACCGATGGATCAAGAACGGCAAGAAATTCGATTGGCAAGCTTACGACAATCGTATGCTTCAGCAACCCGGTCGTGGTACGCTCGTAATCACATCACCCAAAGACGAGGATATGGGTCAGTATCAGTGTTTCGCAGAAAATGAATTCGGTACGGCCACCTCGAATTCCGTGTTTGTGCGCAAAGCTGAACTGAATGCATTCAAAGATGAAGTGGCGAAAACAATTGAAACAAATGAAGGTGAACCCTTCTCGTTGAGTTGCGAGGCACCTGACGGTTGGCCCAAGCCCATTGTGAACTGGTTGATACAGCATTCTTTGGATGGCACCATTAAATCGATTAACGATTCACGCATGACACTCGATCCCGAAGGCACACTCTGGTTCTCGAACGTAACACGTGGAGACGCTTCTGATGATTTCTTCTATGCCTGTTCGGCTACCTCGGTATTCCGTAATGAATACAAAATTGGTAATAAGGTATTGTTGGATGTGAAACAGACCGGCATTAGCGCCGCACAGAACAAACAACCACCAAAGAGGCAATATGTTACGCGCAAGAACGAAGTAGCGTTACGTGGCAAACGCGTAGAgctatattgtatttttggtgGAACACCACTGCCGCAAACAGTGTGGTCGAAAAATGGCGCACCCATAAAATGGAGTGATCGAGTAACACAAGGTCATTATGGTAAATCGTTGGTCATCAGGCAGGCAAGTTTCGACGATGAAGGCTCCTATACGTGTGATGTTTCGAATGGTGTGGGCAATGCCCAATCGTATTCAATCAATCTTAAGATTTTGGCCACACCCTACTTCACAAAAGAACCAGAGATCCAGAATGCCGCCGAAGATGAAACAGTCGAGTTTGAGTGCGCAGCTGCTGGTAATCCAGAGCCCACAATTCAATGGATCCACAATGGCAAACCAATTGCACAATCACCACCGAATCCACGTCGTACTGTCCAAAGTAATCGCATTATCTTGCGCGATCTCGTTAAAGCCGATACTGGTAATTATGGTTGTAACGCTACCAATTCGCTTGGTTATGTCTACAAGGATGTGTATCTAAATGTGTTGGCACTACCGCCAGAGATCCAGGAAGCGCCACGCAAAGAAGCAACAGTCGACGGCAAAAATGTGACGTTACGTTGCCGCGTCTTTGGTGCGCCAAAGCCACAAGTGAAATGGATACATAATCACCAAGAATTGACCGGCGGACGCTACAACACCTTACCCTCAGGTGATCTGGAAATCCAAGAAGTTGCATTTAGTGATGAAGGCGACTACACTTGCTTTGCCTCCAACAAGTTCGGCAGTAAATCCGCAAATGGAACGTTGACAGTAATGAAGAGAACGAGTATAATACATGAACCGCAGAATTACGAGGTGGCTGCTGGCAAATCGGCGACATTCCGTTGCAATGAGGAGCATGATGACAAGCTCGATCTGGAGATTGAATGGTGGAAAGATGGGCAGCCCATTGATTTCGAATCGGAGGCACGTTTCATGAAGACCAATGACAATTCGCTGACCATACCCAAGACTGTTGAATTGGATTCGGGCGAGTATACATGCGTAGCACGCACGCAGTTGGACGAAGCTTCGGCCAAGGCTAACCTCATAGTGCAGGACGTACCGAATGCGCCGCGATTGGTTGGCATCGTTTGTATGACCAATAGGATAAGGGTGACCTGGGAACCGCAAGGTGACAATCGTTCACCCATTCTTTACTACACCATTGAATTCAATACTTCCTTTACACCTGACTCTTGGGATGTCTCATACGAGAAGGTACCCTCCACTGAAGTCGCATTCGTTGTTGACTTAACCCCCTGGGCTAATTACACCTTCCGCGTAAAAGCGTTTAATAAAATCGGGCCATCACCGCCATCAGAAAACAGTGAAGTATGCACAACACCGTCAGATGTGCCCTACAAGCACCCCGAAAATGTACAAGGCATGGGTACAGAGCCCAACAATCTAGTAATTTCGTGGACGCCAATGCCAGAAATTGATCACAATGCGCCAGACTTCCATTACCGCGTATCTTGGAAACGCGATATACCGGCTGCCTCTTGGGAGAGTAGAGATATCTATGATTGGCATCAAAACAATTTAGTAATCCCAGACCAACCAACCTATGTACCGTACCTCATTAAAGTGGTGGCTATAAACGAGCGAGGCGAGGCAAATGAGGCGCCTACAGAAGTCATCGGCTATTCTGGCGAAGATC gCCCATTGGAAGCTCCCACCAACTTCAGCATGGTTCAAGTTACCGCCGCCACCACGGCTATGTTACGCTGGAATCACGTTAGCCCGGAATCGGTACGTGGACGCTTCAAGGGTTATAAAATCCAAACATGGACTGAGAAGGAAGGTGAGGAAGGTTTGCGTGAGATACATGTCGATGCGATCTCCGACCAGGCGCTCGTAACACAATTCAAACCCGACTCGAAGAACTTTGCGCGTGTGCTCGCTTACAATGGACGTTTCAATGGGCCACCCAGTGTTGTCATTGATTTTGATACGCCCGAGGGCGTACCGTCACCGGTACAGTCGTTAGATGCATACCCGCTGGGTTCATCCGCCTTCTGGTTGACTTGGAAGAAACCATTGCAACCAAATGGTAAATTAACCGGCTACAAAATCTACTATGAAGAGGTGAAAGGTAGCTATGTAAGCGAGCGACGTGAACTCGAACCACATATTACCGATCCACGACAGATGAGCACGAAAATGGCTGGTTTGCATGCAAATactaaatacagaatttcgatAACAGCGACCACGAAAATGGGCGAGGGATCTGA aCACTTCATTGAGAAACGCACTTTGCCAGAGGACTCACAGAAGCCGGCGGTACCTGCATTCGCCTGGGAGCAATTGCCATCCGATAATGGGCTCGCAAAATACCGCATCAACTGGCATCCCAGCACAGAGGGACATGCGGGCACACATTTCTACACTCAATACAG AATTAAAGGTCAATCAGACTTCGAAAAAGTCGATCCTGAGTTCACCAAAGATTTCCAGGAGGTCGCCGGCCTTGATCCAGATAATGTTTATGAATTCCGCGTGGTTGCAGTCGATGGGCTGCACGAGACACCCAGTGAAATAAGAGAAATCGTTGTTGACGGACCCACTAAGGTGCCCAATCAGAATGTGGCGAATGCTGGCTGGTTCATCGGTATGATGCTGGCGTTGGCTTTCATCATTATACTCTTCATTATTATTTGTATAATACGACGCAATCGCGGTGGCAAATATGATGTGCACGATCGTGAATTGGCGAATGGCCGCCGTGACTATCCCGACGAAGGTGGATTCCATGAATACTCGCAGCC TTTGGATAATAAGAGCGCTGGTCGCCAATCGGTTAGTTCGGCGAACAAGCCCGGTGTGGAAAGTGACACCGACTCGATGGCCGAATATGGTGATGGTGATACAG